Proteins encoded in a region of the Melioribacteraceae bacterium genome:
- a CDS encoding Gfo/Idh/MocA family oxidoreductase: MKSSRRGFIKTAIASGAAIGLSSIPVLGENSNGRIELPESVIEQNKKSKNVVGLACEPIDKVRIGFIGLGMRGPGAVERMMKIEGVEIKALCDLIPERVKSVQEMVKKEGRPEALEFYGSDDAWMKMCDRDDIDLIYSCTPWHLHVPNALYAMKHGKHVALEVPAATTVKECWELVNTAEETRRHCMMLENCCYDFFELATLNMAREGLFGEIIHAECAYIHDLRWLKFDKEKGYQGMWRLKHSIKHTGSLYPTHGIGPVAQIMNINRGDKFDYLSSMSTNQFGMTLYANDKFGENSPEANQTYKLGDMNTTLVKTDKGHTIMIQHDTTSPRPYSRIHLLSGTKGIAMKWPQQRVALEPDAHSWLKDEEFKNLMTKYEHPLAKKIGQKAREVGGHGGMDFIMDWRLIYCLRNGLPLDQDVYDAASWSALVELSEISTLNKSKSVEVPDFTRGAWKTTQPIGIIS, translated from the coding sequence ATGAAAAGCTCCAGAAGAGGATTTATAAAAACAGCCATAGCATCTGGTGCAGCAATAGGTCTTTCATCAATTCCCGTTTTGGGAGAAAACAGTAACGGCAGAATCGAATTGCCGGAATCAGTTATCGAACAGAATAAAAAGAGCAAGAATGTTGTCGGACTTGCTTGCGAGCCGATCGATAAAGTTAGGATTGGATTTATAGGACTAGGAATGAGAGGACCCGGAGCTGTTGAAAGGATGATGAAAATTGAGGGAGTTGAAATTAAAGCTCTTTGCGATTTGATCCCTGAAAGAGTTAAATCTGTTCAGGAAATGGTTAAGAAGGAAGGAAGACCCGAGGCACTTGAATTCTACGGCAGCGATGACGCCTGGATGAAAATGTGCGATCGTGATGATATTGATCTCATCTATTCCTGCACTCCCTGGCACCTTCATGTTCCAAATGCACTCTATGCAATGAAACACGGCAAACACGTTGCCCTTGAAGTACCCGCAGCAACAACCGTTAAAGAATGCTGGGAACTGGTAAACACTGCAGAGGAAACCAGAAGGCATTGCATGATGCTGGAGAATTGCTGCTACGACTTTTTTGAACTTGCTACATTGAATATGGCGAGAGAAGGACTGTTCGGAGAAATTATTCATGCAGAATGCGCATACATACATGACCTGCGCTGGCTGAAATTTGATAAAGAGAAAGGCTACCAGGGAATGTGGAGATTGAAACACAGCATCAAGCATACAGGAAGTTTATATCCCACACACGGTATAGGGCCGGTTGCTCAGATAATGAATATTAACCGCGGCGACAAATTCGATTACCTCTCTTCAATGTCGACAAATCAATTCGGCATGACTCTCTACGCAAATGATAAATTCGGAGAAAATTCACCCGAGGCAAATCAGACTTATAAACTTGGCGATATGAATACTACACTCGTTAAGACAGACAAAGGCCATACAATCATGATCCAGCACGATACAACCAGCCCTCGACCTTACAGCCGGATTCATCTTCTCAGCGGAACAAAAGGAATTGCGATGAAGTGGCCGCAGCAGCGTGTTGCTCTCGAACCCGATGCCCATTCATGGCTGAAAGATGAGGAATTCAAAAACCTTATGACAAAATATGAGCACCCTCTGGCAAAAAAGATCGGACAGAAGGCACGCGAGGTCGGCGGACACGGCGGTATGGATTTTATAATGGATTGGCGGCTTATCTACTGCCTGCGTAACGGATTGCCGTTAGACCAGGATGTTTATGACGCAGCATCATGGTCGGCTCTGGTTGAATTGAGTGAAATATCAACTCTTAATAAAAGTAAAAGCGTTGAAGTGCCGGACTTCACAAGAGGCGCGTGGAAGACAACCCAACCGATCGGTATAATTTCCTAA
- a CDS encoding ABC transporter ATP-binding protein, translated as MSKNILEAEEIRKSFFRLNNQKLEILKGVSFGLNTGKISMIVGASGAGKSTLLHILSGLDNPDSGRVLINDTEIFKLNDEKLSAFRNRNIGFVFQFHHLLPEFDALENVSIPLMIGGKSLKGAKHNGEKVLELVGLKDRLHHKPSELSGGEQQRVAVARALINDPAIIFADEPTGNLDSTSSSKIHELFIDLNKKLNLTFLIVTHNPDLVRISDHIYEMKDGLLNQTK; from the coding sequence ATGAGTAAAAATATTTTAGAAGCCGAAGAGATCAGGAAATCATTTTTCAGACTGAATAACCAGAAGCTTGAGATTCTTAAAGGAGTATCGTTCGGACTTAATACGGGAAAGATTTCGATGATCGTAGGTGCATCCGGTGCCGGTAAGAGTACGCTTCTCCACATCCTGAGCGGGCTTGATAATCCGGATTCGGGCAGAGTTCTGATCAATGATACCGAAATTTTTAAGTTAAACGACGAAAAATTATCCGCTTTCAGAAACAGGAACATCGGATTTGTATTTCAATTCCATCATCTCCTACCGGAATTCGATGCACTGGAGAACGTTTCAATTCCGCTGATGATTGGAGGCAAATCCTTGAAGGGAGCAAAGCATAATGGAGAAAAAGTTCTGGAACTGGTGGGACTTAAAGACCGGCTTCATCATAAACCCTCCGAGCTTTCAGGCGGAGAACAGCAACGGGTTGCAGTGGCAAGAGCTTTGATTAACGACCCTGCAATAATTTTTGCAGACGAACCGACAGGCAATCTTGATTCTACAAGCAGTTCAAAAATTCACGAGCTCTTTATAGATTTGAACAAAAAATTAAACCTTACATTTCTAATTGTAACTCATAATCCTGACCTGGTCAGAATATCAGATCATATTTATGAAATGAAAGACGGATTACTAAATCAAACAAAATAA
- a CDS encoding ABC transporter permease: protein MLEFFIAKRYIRSKHKLNFITIISFLSTAGITIGVAALIIVLSVFNGFGSLVKSILISFDPHVRISVIDEGGFGKTRLIEEELNSLGKASEYYPFVEGKVVLLNRQTFEIVTLKGVAANNQQSDWGVSSKIISGNYDLDDASGVSKIILGLPLALKLSARVGDTINAASAYNIEKTITSLSLPRTQKFVVTGLFESNNRDYDIAYSFTSLKSGQRLFGLRDRITGYEVRLDDIENSGSVKIRLNEKLPDGLFSVNTWYDLHKDLFSVMLIERWAAYILLCLIIAVATFNIFASLTMTVLEKKKDIGIMRSIGLTRKSILKIFMLEGLLVGMIGTILGILIGIAVCYIQIEYNFYPLDPSKYIIDSLPVELRFTDIIAVGLMAMFLSFIASLYPARRAANTMIIDSIKYE from the coding sequence ATGCTAGAATTTTTCATCGCTAAAAGATATATCCGTTCCAAACACAAATTGAATTTCATCACTATCATTTCATTCCTTTCAACTGCTGGTATAACTATAGGCGTGGCTGCCTTAATAATAGTTCTTTCTGTATTCAACGGTTTCGGTTCGCTTGTAAAATCGATTCTAATCAGTTTCGATCCTCACGTAAGAATTTCTGTGATCGATGAAGGAGGATTCGGCAAAACCCGGCTGATCGAGGAAGAATTGAATTCGCTCGGAAAAGCATCTGAGTATTATCCGTTTGTGGAAGGTAAGGTGGTTCTGCTTAACCGTCAGACTTTCGAGATAGTAACTCTCAAAGGCGTCGCTGCAAATAATCAGCAGAGTGACTGGGGTGTGAGCTCGAAAATTATAAGCGGGAATTACGACCTTGATGACGCAAGCGGTGTAAGCAAGATAATCCTCGGTCTCCCGCTCGCTTTAAAACTCTCGGCACGTGTCGGGGATACAATCAATGCGGCATCCGCGTACAACATCGAAAAAACGATCACTTCCCTCTCATTGCCGAGGACGCAGAAATTTGTTGTTACAGGGCTTTTTGAATCGAACAACAGGGATTACGATATTGCCTACTCGTTCACTTCTCTCAAATCCGGACAGAGACTATTCGGATTGAGAGACAGGATTACCGGCTACGAAGTAAGACTTGATGATATTGAAAATTCAGGATCAGTAAAGATCCGGTTAAACGAAAAACTTCCGGATGGATTATTTTCGGTTAATACCTGGTACGATCTCCACAAGGATCTTTTCAGCGTAATGCTTATCGAACGCTGGGCCGCGTATATTCTACTCTGCCTGATTATTGCAGTTGCGACGTTTAACATTTTCGCGTCGCTTACTATGACCGTACTTGAGAAGAAAAAGGATATCGGAATAATGCGTTCGATAGGACTAACCCGTAAATCCATACTCAAGATATTTATGCTGGAAGGATTGCTCGTCGGAATGATCGGAACAATTCTCGGAATACTGATAGGGATAGCGGTGTGCTATATTCAAATCGAATATAATTTTTATCCGCTCGATCCGTCAAAATATATAATCGATTCACTTCCGGTTGAATTGAGATTTACAGATATTATAGCAGTAGGATTGATGGCAATGTTCTTATCCTTCATCGCATCGTTATACCCTGCCAGACGCGCAGCTAATACAATGATTATTGATTCAATTAAATATGAGTGA
- a CDS encoding ABC transporter permease — translation MSLSTFLLGKYIRSKKDSRFISTISIITALGIALGVCVVIMALTVLGGFEKVVTEKIIDLNSHIKVTSFGNRDLPASSSVLQEIEKTFDGDFVAVEPFISKLAIIKSKSHTEGVTIVGLDSTNLENTISRFIESNRTDSDTAESVPFLLGKRLAEKLFLKPGDRVTIFSLNQNQLPSSENPPMIEQLIVSGIYESGMSEYDDLNAYTAIEESSRLFGMDDKISGYNIKVNDISRIDSLSDKLQDLLGYPYYVRSIFQVHQNIFTWLELQKEPIPIILGLIIFVAVFNIIGTLLMIVLERTNTIGVLRSLGMSRKRIISLFLYHGFYLTIIGTIAGNLLAYILSILQDRFDIISLPDKIYFVSRVPIAINPDNYLFVSAITIVIALIASIIPAFVASKIKPISAIRFD, via the coding sequence ATGTCTCTATCAACCTTTCTGCTCGGAAAGTATATCAGATCCAAAAAAGATTCCCGGTTTATTTCAACAATTTCGATAATTACAGCCCTCGGAATTGCTCTCGGAGTCTGTGTAGTGATTATGGCTCTTACCGTACTTGGTGGATTTGAAAAGGTAGTAACCGAGAAAATAATCGATCTGAACTCACATATTAAGGTTACATCTTTCGGGAACAGGGACCTCCCGGCATCGTCTTCTGTATTACAGGAAATTGAAAAAACTTTCGATGGTGATTTCGTTGCAGTTGAACCGTTCATCTCCAAACTCGCAATAATTAAATCGAAGAGTCACACCGAAGGCGTAACAATTGTCGGATTGGACAGCACAAATCTGGAGAATACAATTAGCAGATTTATTGAGAGTAATAGAACTGATTCCGATACTGCGGAATCAGTACCGTTTCTTTTAGGAAAGAGGCTTGCAGAAAAATTATTCCTAAAGCCGGGTGACCGTGTTACAATTTTCTCGCTAAATCAGAATCAACTTCCATCGTCAGAAAACCCTCCAATGATCGAACAGTTAATTGTTTCCGGAATTTATGAAAGCGGGATGTCGGAATACGATGACCTGAACGCTTACACTGCTATCGAGGAATCATCCAGGCTCTTCGGTATGGATGATAAAATTTCCGGATACAACATAAAAGTAAATGATATTTCCAGGATCGATTCCCTTTCCGATAAGCTGCAGGATTTACTCGGTTATCCTTACTACGTAAGATCAATATTCCAGGTGCATCAGAACATCTTCACATGGCTGGAGCTTCAGAAAGAACCGATCCCGATAATCCTCGGGCTTATTATTTTCGTAGCTGTATTCAACATTATCGGTACTCTGCTGATGATCGTACTGGAGAGGACAAATACAATCGGTGTTCTGCGTTCGCTCGGAATGAGCCGGAAAAGGATTATAAGTCTCTTCCTGTATCACGGATTCTATCTGACAATAATCGGAACAATCGCCGGCAACCTTCTGGCTTACATTTTAAGCATACTTCAGGACCGGTTCGATATAATTTCTCTTCCGGATAAAATCTATTTTGTATCGCGTGTACCGATCGCAATAAATCCGGATAATTATCTTTTTGTTTCTGCCATCACTATTGTGATTGCATTGATTGCCTCAATCATTCCGGCGTTTGTAGCTTCAAAGATAAAACCGATTTCAGCAATAAGGTTTGATTGA
- a CDS encoding lysophospholipid acyltransferase family protein, with protein MHSYKRFLPAEDQYKTGIKNTRRIFPSLYFYLVHVLRIILYSNKQARNNKYDEINWVNSSLDILESIEKAGVRITVTGINNIKKVEGPVVFVSNHMSILETFLFPSFIHQIKKIVYVIKSELATFPLFGPIAMARHPIVVGRENPKEDLMTVLNVGSDRIKEGFSVIIFPQRTRSKIFDPEGFNSLGIKLAKRNNIPVIPVAIVTDAWQNGKIIKEFGRIDPDKEVHIAFGEPMTVTGNGTEQHDKSVQFILNSLKSWNRADLIK; from the coding sequence ATGCATTCCTATAAAAGATTTTTGCCGGCTGAAGACCAGTACAAAACCGGAATTAAGAATACAAGAAGAATTTTCCCTTCTCTCTATTTTTACCTTGTCCATGTCCTCAGGATAATTCTCTACTCTAACAAACAGGCAAGAAATAATAAGTATGACGAAATTAACTGGGTTAATTCATCGCTCGATATACTTGAGAGCATTGAAAAAGCAGGTGTTAGAATTACTGTAACAGGAATAAACAACATAAAAAAAGTTGAAGGTCCGGTTGTATTCGTTTCGAATCATATGAGCATCCTGGAAACTTTTCTATTCCCCTCATTCATTCACCAGATTAAAAAAATAGTTTATGTAATTAAATCTGAACTCGCCACGTTTCCTTTATTCGGACCGATCGCAATGGCCCGTCATCCCATAGTTGTTGGAAGAGAAAATCCGAAAGAGGATTTGATGACTGTCCTGAATGTTGGAAGCGATAGAATTAAAGAAGGATTTTCTGTAATTATTTTCCCTCAGAGAACCAGAAGTAAAATATTTGATCCGGAAGGATTTAATTCACTCGGAATAAAACTCGCAAAACGGAACAACATTCCTGTAATTCCGGTTGCTATTGTAACAGACGCCTGGCAGAATGGAAAAATCATTAAGGAATTCGGTCGTATCGATCCTGATAAAGAGGTTCACATAGCGTTCGGTGAACCGATGACCGTCACAGGCAACGGAACAGAACAGCACGATAAATCAGTGCAGTTCATCCTCAATTCACTCAAATCCTGGAACAGAGCTGATCTGATTAAATAA
- a CDS encoding TonB-dependent receptor, translated as MYKSTNSSMGWVILPKIKNILVFLILIAGLATAQSKGTISGKIIDASNNDVLIGANIIVLGTTTGTSSDLDGFFSIKGLDPGIYSVKFSFISYQSVTVENVKVEAGQETKLNVQLKPATTEISEVVVTAEALKSTEGAILNIQKNSLNIIDGLSAELISKNNSSDGTDVLKRMTGVTISEGKYAFVRGVGDRYNNTMLNGSNLPSTDPEKKSFSYDLFPASLIENVLTSKTFIPDKPADFTGGLVEINTIEFPSKFIFDISASSSYNTRSTFKNVNTYSGGARDFLGYDDGTRQLPSLIPGARLDRTYSPADLQKYGQSFQNNWSTSTAKAPVNGSFKLNLGNQLSLGSGLLGYIASLTYSSSNDIKEMEQASYTFEGPRYQYNSVVNSYNVMWGALLNVSYKSGRDHKISFKNIYNQTADDETTIYEGFHNYSSQYRKTTALRFISRSLQSSQLLGSHNFNLLNGLLFDWNLNYAHSERDEPDARRYIYARYMDDETEPMRLLLDQGLFTRYFGNLNDNNYGANFNFSLKPFGNPDLPSIKLGYTFDAKDRDFNARIFGFRNIPGGNFMEEDRIIQQSIDKIFAPENINPTFIELTEVTQPTDSYSAEQSIHAAYAMVDFQPLDNVKIVTGVRYENSVQKLVSKSRTGEPININAKYNDIFPSLNVTYQPSDNINLRFALSRTLARPEFRELAPFTYFDFVTNELVQGNTNLRRSLISNYDLRFEYYPAPRELFSVSLFYKKFNDPIEQVLVSSSSFDPIRTYENGKDARNFGIEFELRKTLGFMGSLLDNFSLISNLSLIDSKIELEDRGFQLAERPLQGQADFILNLGLYYEQFESGFSASLVYNKVGQRISRVGFGGLGDVIELPRDQVDFSLSAKIFSSLSIKVAAKDLLAQDIKFIQKTPDGDKPSEIAKRGQTFSVGFTYNL; from the coding sequence ATGTACAAATCAACAAATTCATCCATGGGGTGGGTCATATTACCCAAAATAAAAAATATTTTAGTATTCCTAATTTTGATTGCAGGTCTGGCAACGGCTCAATCGAAAGGAACAATATCAGGGAAAATTATTGATGCATCCAATAATGATGTTCTTATTGGGGCTAATATAATTGTTTTAGGTACAACAACCGGGACTTCATCGGATCTAGACGGATTCTTCTCTATTAAAGGTCTGGACCCAGGTATATACTCTGTTAAGTTTTCTTTTATTTCTTACCAGTCGGTTACTGTTGAAAATGTTAAGGTAGAGGCAGGTCAGGAAACAAAACTGAATGTTCAGCTCAAGCCTGCCACTACAGAAATCAGTGAAGTAGTTGTTACTGCGGAAGCTTTGAAATCGACTGAAGGCGCGATACTCAATATTCAGAAGAACTCACTTAATATAATAGACGGACTAAGCGCAGAACTCATAAGCAAGAACAACAGCTCAGACGGTACGGATGTTCTAAAAAGAATGACAGGAGTTACAATTTCGGAAGGGAAGTATGCTTTCGTTCGCGGAGTTGGCGACCGTTATAACAATACAATGCTTAACGGATCCAATCTTCCGAGCACCGATCCGGAGAAAAAAAGTTTTTCGTACGATCTCTTCCCGGCAAGTTTGATAGAGAACGTCCTCACATCTAAAACCTTTATACCCGATAAACCTGCCGACTTTACCGGCGGATTGGTTGAAATCAATACGATAGAATTTCCTTCAAAATTCATTTTTGATATAAGTGCTTCATCGAGTTACAACACCAGATCAACATTTAAAAATGTTAATACGTATAGCGGCGGCGCAAGGGATTTTCTAGGTTACGACGATGGCACAAGACAGCTCCCTTCGCTTATACCCGGTGCAAGACTCGACAGGACATATTCGCCGGCCGACCTCCAGAAGTACGGACAGTCATTCCAGAATAACTGGAGTACTTCAACTGCAAAAGCACCTGTGAATGGAAGCTTTAAGCTCAATCTCGGCAATCAGCTCTCTTTGGGGAGCGGACTGCTCGGCTACATCGCATCTCTTACTTATTCCAGCTCTAATGACATTAAAGAGATGGAACAGGCAAGTTATACTTTTGAAGGACCGAGATATCAATATAACAGCGTTGTAAACAGCTACAATGTTATGTGGGGCGCTCTGCTTAATGTAAGCTATAAATCTGGCAGGGATCATAAAATCAGTTTCAAAAATATTTATAATCAGACTGCGGATGATGAAACAACGATATATGAAGGATTTCATAACTATTCTTCACAGTATAGAAAGACAACCGCACTAAGGTTTATCTCCCGTTCGCTTCAATCCTCCCAGCTCCTAGGAAGTCATAATTTTAATCTTCTCAACGGTTTACTGTTCGATTGGAATTTAAATTACGCGCATTCAGAGCGGGACGAACCCGATGCCAGACGATATATCTACGCACGTTATATGGACGATGAGACTGAACCGATGAGACTCCTGTTAGACCAGGGACTTTTTACAAGGTATTTCGGAAATCTGAATGACAATAATTACGGTGCCAATTTCAATTTCAGTCTTAAACCGTTCGGGAATCCGGATCTTCCTTCAATCAAACTAGGCTACACTTTCGATGCAAAGGACAGGGATTTTAATGCGCGCATCTTCGGCTTCCGTAATATCCCCGGTGGAAATTTTATGGAAGAGGATAGAATAATTCAGCAGAGTATCGATAAAATATTCGCTCCGGAAAACATTAATCCTACATTTATTGAATTGACTGAAGTTACACAGCCGACCGACAGTTACTCGGCAGAGCAATCGATTCACGCCGCATACGCTATGGTAGATTTCCAGCCGCTCGATAACGTTAAAATCGTAACCGGTGTACGATATGAAAATTCGGTTCAAAAACTTGTTTCCAAATCACGTACCGGTGAGCCGATTAATATTAACGCTAAATACAATGATATTTTCCCGAGCCTGAACGTTACTTATCAGCCGTCCGATAATATTAACCTTAGATTTGCATTAAGCAGAACTCTCGCGCGTCCTGAATTCAGAGAATTGGCTCCATTCACTTATTTCGACTTTGTTACAAATGAGCTTGTACAGGGAAATACCAATCTTAGAAGAAGCTTAATTTCAAACTATGATCTTCGCTTTGAATATTATCCTGCTCCGAGAGAATTATTCTCTGTGAGTCTCTTCTATAAAAAATTCAATGATCCCATCGAGCAGGTTCTTGTTTCTTCATCATCTTTCGATCCGATCAGAACATATGAAAACGGTAAAGACGCAAGAAACTTCGGTATAGAATTCGAATTGAGAAAAACTCTCGGATTTATGGGATCCTTACTTGACAATTTCTCCTTGATAAGTAATCTCAGCTTGATCGATTCCAAAATCGAACTGGAGGATAGAGGATTTCAATTAGCCGAACGTCCTTTGCAGGGACAGGCAGATTTCATTTTGAATCTCGGACTCTATTATGAACAGTTCGAGAGCGGTTTCTCCGCGTCATTAGTCTATAATAAAGTTGGTCAGAGAATTTCGCGTGTAGGCTTCGGCGGACTTGGAGACGTAATCGAGTTGCCCAGAGACCAGGTTGATTTTTCTCTTTCCGCAAAAATTTTCAGCAGTCTTTCAATAAAAGTCGCAGCAAAAGATCTGCTTGCTCAGGATATCAAGTTTATTCAAAAAACTCCAGATGGCGATAAACCATCGGAAATTGCTAAAAGAGGTCAGACATTCTCTGTCGGTTTCACCTACAACTTATAG
- a CDS encoding T9SS type A sorting domain-containing protein, with amino-acid sequence MKKLFLFLLVWMAAVSSIYSQDVVVSGDITANTTWTSNNTYMLNGIVRVQSGATLTIQPGTKIYGQNSTQGSLIIKPGAKIMAEGTQSNPIVFTSEFTKQGAVRQPTYGDWGGIIILGNAPINVPGGTAAIEGPGDTYGGNNENDNSGVMKYVRIEYPGIAYSLNNEINGLTLGGVGRGTKLEYIQVSYSGDDSFEFFGGTVNAKYLIAYRGWDDDFDTDFGYNGKLQFLLSVRDPQIADQSQSNSFESDNDGSGSTNSPRTGPTYYNVTLIGPAATTSSNYNALYRRGMHLRRSSQNKIYNALIMGWPDGVLIDGTNTVADAKAGVTFLKNSIIAGSVSGHLKSTDAAFQTDMPTWFTTTNNGRTYATNAEVGLADPFTIANPNPMPTIGSPVFTGGATPPADGFFDATANYVGAFGYRDWTSGWSSFNIVVPAKPAEIIAGDITTDITLTRDKDYTLVGIVRVQNGGTLRIEAGTKIYGQNSTQGSLVVKPGGRIFATGTRENPVVFTSEFTKSGSTRQPTYGDWGGIIILGNAPINVPGGTAAIEGPGDSYGGNNPDDNSGVMEYVRIEYPGIAYSLNNEINGLTFGGVGRGTKIERIQVSYSGDDAYEFFGGTVNAKYLIAFRTWDDDFDTDFGYNGKLQFLLAIRDPQIADQSQSNGFESDNDGSGSTNSPRTGPTYYNVTLIGPAATTTSNYNALYRRGMHLRRSSQNKIYNALIMGWPDGVLIDGTNTVADAKTGVTFLKNSIISGSVSGHLKSTDATFQTEMPAWFTTTNNGRTYATNAEVGLVNPFHATQPNPFPQPNSVVYTGAATPPNDGFFDATATFIGAFGYSNWAAGWSSLEFISTDLKDEGNGIIPDKYELSQNYPNPFNPSTSINFSIPAAGNVKLAIYNVLGQQVAELVNDYKQAGSYTLNWNANNLSSGIYIYRLESAGQVITKKMTLLK; translated from the coding sequence ATGAAGAAGTTGTTTCTATTTCTGCTTGTATGGATGGCGGCTGTTAGTTCTATTTATTCTCAGGATGTGGTTGTATCGGGAGATATCACCGCGAACACAACATGGACTTCGAACAATACTTATATGCTGAACGGGATTGTGAGAGTTCAGTCTGGTGCTACATTAACAATTCAGCCCGGTACAAAAATATATGGTCAGAATTCTACACAGGGTTCTCTTATTATTAAGCCGGGTGCTAAAATTATGGCTGAAGGCACTCAGAGTAATCCAATAGTATTTACAAGCGAGTTTACCAAACAAGGCGCAGTAAGACAACCTACTTACGGAGACTGGGGCGGAATTATAATCTTAGGTAACGCTCCAATTAACGTTCCGGGTGGAACTGCAGCAATTGAAGGTCCCGGTGATACTTACGGCGGCAACAATGAAAATGATAACAGCGGAGTGATGAAATATGTAAGAATCGAATATCCTGGAATAGCATACTCACTCAATAATGAAATTAACGGTTTGACTCTCGGCGGTGTAGGACGCGGAACAAAGCTGGAGTATATTCAGGTAAGCTACTCAGGTGATGATTCTTTTGAATTCTTCGGCGGAACAGTTAATGCGAAGTATTTAATCGCTTACCGCGGCTGGGATGATGATTTCGATACTGATTTCGGTTACAACGGTAAGTTGCAATTTCTACTTTCTGTACGCGATCCTCAGATTGCAGACCAATCGCAATCGAATAGTTTTGAATCCGATAACGACGGAAGCGGTTCAACCAATTCACCCAGAACAGGACCAACTTATTATAACGTAACATTGATTGGTCCGGCAGCAACAACATCATCAAATTACAACGCACTCTACAGAAGGGGAATGCACTTAAGAAGATCATCCCAGAATAAAATTTACAATGCGTTAATTATGGGTTGGCCGGACGGTGTGTTGATCGATGGAACCAATACTGTTGCTGATGCAAAAGCGGGAGTAACTTTCCTGAAGAACAGTATTATTGCTGGTTCGGTATCCGGGCATTTGAAATCCACTGATGCAGCATTCCAGACAGATATGCCGACATGGTTTACAACAACAAACAACGGACGTACATACGCTACAAACGCTGAAGTCGGTCTAGCAGATCCTTTTACAATAGCCAATCCGAATCCGATGCCTACAATTGGTTCACCTGTTTTTACCGGCGGTGCAACTCCTCCGGCCGATGGCTTTTTTGATGCTACGGCAAATTATGTAGGAGCATTCGGCTACAGAGACTGGACATCAGGTTGGAGTTCGTTTAATATAGTTGTGCCGGCAAAGCCTGCAGAAATTATTGCGGGCGATATTACGACTGATATTACACTTACCCGTGATAAAGATTATACTCTGGTAGGAATTGTCAGAGTTCAGAACGGCGGGACATTACGAATCGAAGCTGGTACAAAAATATACGGACAAAATTCAACTCAGGGTTCATTAGTTGTTAAACCGGGTGGAAGAATTTTTGCAACCGGCACAAGAGAAAATCCGGTTGTATTTACTAGTGAGTTTACAAAATCCGGTTCTACACGTCAGCCTACTTACGGCGACTGGGGCGGAATAATAATTCTTGGTAATGCACCTATCAACGTACCGGGTGGAACTGCAGCAATTGAAGGTCCCGGTGATTCTTATGGTGGAAACAATCCGGATGATAACAGCGGTGTAATGGAATATGTCAGAATTGAATACCCCGGTATTGCTTATTCTCTGAACAACGAAATAAACGGATTAACTTTTGGCGGTGTGGGACGCGGAACCAAAATTGAACGTATTCAGGTCAGTTATTCCGGCGACGATGCCTACGAATTTTTCGGCGGAACCGTCAATGCAAAATACCTGATTGCATTTAGAACATGGGACGATGATTTCGATACTGATTTCGGTTATAACGGTAAGTTACAGTTCCTGTTAGCAATAAGAGATCCGCAGATTGCAGATCAATCGCAATCGAACGGATTCGAATCCGATAACGACGGAAGCGGTTCAACCAATTCACCCAGAACAGGACCAACTTATTATAACGTAACATTGATTGGTCCGGCAGCAACAACCACATCAAATTATAACGCACTATATAGAAGGGGAATGCACCTTAGAAGATCATCACAGAATAAAATTTACAATGCGCTTATTATGGGCTGGCCTGACGGAGTACTAATAGATGGAACCAACACAGTAGCTGATGCGAAAACTGGAGTAACATTCCTGAAGAACAGTATTATTTCAGGTTCGGTATCGGGTCATTTGAAATCGACCGACGCGACATTCCAGACGGAAATGCCTGCATGGTTTACAACCACTAACAACGGCCGAACATATGCTACAAACGCTGAAGTCGGCCTGGTAAATCCTTTCCATGCGACTCAGCCAAATCCTTTTCCGCAGCCTAATTCGGTTGTATACACAGGAGCAGCTACACCTCCCAATGACGGATTCTTTGATGCTACGGCAACATTTATTGGTGCTTTCGGATACAGCAACTGGGCGGCAGGTTGGAGTTCGCTCGAATTCATTTCGACAGACCTGAAAGATGAAGGAAACGGGATTATTCCTGACAAATATGAATTATCTCAGAATTATCCGAATCCGTTTAACCCTTCGACTTCAATCAATTTTTCAATTCCCGCAGCTGGAAATGTTAAACTCGCTATTTATAATGTCCTCGGTCAACAAGTAGCCGAACTAGTTAATGATTATAAGCAGGCAGGTTCCTATACATTAAACTGGAACGCAAATAATCTTTCAAGCGGTATTTATATCTATCGGCTGGAATCCGCCGGACAGGTAATAACTAAAAAGATGACACTATTGAAATAA